In Uranotaenia lowii strain MFRU-FL chromosome 2, ASM2978415v1, whole genome shotgun sequence, one genomic interval encodes:
- the LOC129748856 gene encoding uncharacterized protein LOC129748856, whose translation MIKSHHCTLRYTDTTHLPPILPGSSKWFKFKRYIRTLMLVSREHPDTKYYLKSVAQISNENKRQVSSYPPFVVHPFSEFRLYWHMVIFVALTTHLFILAFDFSFLIFMTPHSYAGAMRFDLLLCVILATEIALKFVTGYVVKDTSEIVLDPRRIAFNYLGFRFLYDLIQVVPYILLLNYFDREFYTYSVYGYLTFMVFLYVISIARFQEIFHYFAIIPKSLRMNETMLLILKMVISTVYVLHWTSCLRFIIPELSYVAEPDIDVFSMTPPDFTNFSVSQFLIDIYWRHYRFEDANNYPVESRMTLDPPSYEVYASYYIATRAMDQRANDNNYFFSRIDFVRKNALLSDRYLASMMATVQISFAATTDDVADMKPIMNIMTSYLLIAGWFWFTYILIHMVKTIVSTERSKTKYEELINEFNAYAYNKRLSKGLQNKMIRHLGYRFRNHYFNQSIILRLMSDNLRRKVHLEICQHLIHRVEIFKGLPPTLEEDIADQLIYEIFLAGDVLAEAGCTSDSLIFLATGTAAVYTSTGIEIGHHIDGANFGAVSLLIPGRERTATVIALENCEVYRLTCSDFQRLIEPYAHMLMPMHRFAEERIAQEERNKGRVPEEDMYDNFLA comes from the exons ATGATCAAAAGTCATCATTGTACGCTTCGCTACACGGACACAACGCATCTGCCGCCAATCCTTCCGGGATCATCGAAATGGTTCAAGTTCAAGCGCTACATCCGGACCCTGATGCTGGTATCCCGGGAGCATCCGGATACGAAGTACTACCTCAAAAGTGTGGCCCAAATTTCCAACGAAAACAAACGGCAAGTCAGCAGCTATCCGCCGTTTGTGGTGCATCCGTTTAGCGAGTTTCGGTTGTACTGGCACATGGTCATATTTGTGGCTTTAACGACTCATCTGTTCATTTTGGcgtttgatttttcgtttttgatttttatgacaCCCCACTCGTATGCCGGTGCTATGCGGTTCGATTTGCTGCTGTGTGTCATATTGGCTACGGAAATTGCACTGAAGTTCGTTACCGGATACGTTGTCAAGGACACCAGCGAGATTGTATTGGATCCTAGAAGAATTGCCTTCAACTATTTAGGGTTCCGGTTCCTGTACGATCTTATTCAAGTGGTGCCGTACATTTTGTTGTTGAACTATTTTGATCGAGAGTTTTACACCTACTCGGTTTATGGATACTTGACATTCATGGTTTTCCTGTACGTGATAAGCATTGCGAggtttcaagaaatttttcacTACTTTGCC ATAATTCCAAAATCCCTTCGCATGAACGAAACGATGCTACTGATTTTGAAAATGGTCATTAGCACCGTCTATGTCTTGCACTGGACGTCCTGTTTGCGTTTCATCATTCCGGAACTTTCTTATGTAGCTGAACCTGATATCGACGTCTTTTCTATGACACCACcggattttacaaatttttctgttaGTCAATTTTTGATTGACATCTACTGGCGTCACTACCGATTCGAAGATGCAAACAACTATCCGGTCGAAAGTCGGATGACGCTGGATCCACCAAGCTATGAAGTATACGCCAGCTATTATATTGCAACGAGGGCGATGGACCAAAGAGCAAACgacaataattattttttctctagAATTGATTTTGTCCGTAAGAATGCACTACTTTCGGATAGATATTTGGCAAGTATGATGGCAACGGTGCAGATTTCGTTCGCCGCGACTACTGATGATGTCGCCGATATGAAACCGATAATGAATATTATGACGTCCTATTTACTCATCGCCGGCTGGTTCTGGTTCACTTATATACTCATCCACATGGTCAAGACCATAGTTTCGACCGAGCGCAGTAAAACTAAATATGAAGAACTGATTAACGAGTTTAATGCCTACGCTTATAACAAGCGACTCAGTAAAGGTCTCCAAAATAAGATGATCCGGCATCTTGGATATCGATTCCGGAACCATTATTTCAATCAGAGCATAATCCTCCGGCTGATGTCTGACAACTTGCGTCGTAAGGTTCACTTAGAAATTTGCCAGCACCTGATTCATCGGgtagaaattttcaaaggtCTTCCTCCCACACTCGAAGAAGACATCGCCGATCAGCTCATCTATGAAATTTTCTTAGCCGGCGATGTTCTTGCAGAAGCAGGATGTACTTCGGATTCGTTAATCTTTCTGGCCACCGGAACAGCTGCCGTTTACACATCTACTGGAATAGAAATCGGTCACCACATAGATGGAGCTAACTTTGGGGCGGTATCGTTGCTGATTCCTGGCCGGGAACGGACTGCTACCGTAATTGCTCTAGAGAACTGTGAGGTTTATCGGCTGACGTGTTCGGATTTCCAGAGGCTGATCGAACCCTATGCGCATATGTTGATGCCGATGCACCGATTTGCCGAGGAAAGAATCGCCCAAGAGGAACGCAACAAAGGTCGCGTACCGGAAGAGGATATGTACGATAATTTTTTGGCGTAG